CCGCCGCGCGTCCAAGCAAACAGCAATTTGCCTCGACTCATTCTGGTTATTATGGCGATACGTGGCATGCGATGAGTGTTTGCGATCCGGTCACTGGCATGCACAGTTTGTATGGTAATCAATTACCGATGCAGCATTTTGTTCCGGCACCACCGATGGGGTTTGAGCGTGACTTAACCCAAAATGAACGTGATGAATTAACGACATTTTTCGCTGAAAATAGCGATAAATTAGCAGGTTTTATTATCGAGCCGATTATTCAAGGCGCAGGCGGCATGCGCTTTTATAGTCCGCAATATTTACAACTATTACGCCAATTGTGTGATGAGCATGATGTGCTTCTGATTGCTGATGAAATTGCCACGGGCTTTGGGCGTAGTGGTAAATTATTTGCGTGTGAGCATGCCAATATCAGCCCTGATATTATGACAATTGGTAAGGCGCTGACTGGCGGTTATATGACTTTTGCCGCAACCCTTTGCACGCGTACCGTTGCTGACACCATTAGCCAAAGTAATTATTCTGCATTAATGCATGGTCCCACTTTTATGGGTAATCCGCTGGCATGTGCGGTCGCTTGTGCATCAATTGATTTAATCCTGTTTTATGATATTGAAGTGCGCACCGCAAACATGCAATCTGTCATGGAACAACAACTTGCACCTGCGGCGTTATTAGAGGGCGTTGCCGAGGTACGTTGTTTGGGTGCAGTTGCCGTTATCGAACTAGACGACGCCGTTAATATGCCGACCTTTCAGTCTTTGCTGATTGAAAATGGCATTTGGGTGCGACCGTTTGGCAAATTGGTTTATATCATGCCTCCCTTTGTGATTACTGATGCAGAATTGGTCACTTTATGCCAATCATTGCTAAAGGTCGTTACCCTATATTTAACGCAACAAGGTCAAAAATGAGTGTTCTCTTTATCTCCGGAATTGATACCGATATTGGCAAAACTTATGCGACAGGCATGATTGCAAAAGCACTGATGCAACAAGGTTTTAATGTCATTACCCAAAAATTGGTGCAAACTGGGGTAGCAATAAATCCAGATAGCGGTGTGATAGGTATTGCGGATGATATTATTACCCATCGTCAATTGATGGATATTCCGCTACAGCCTTGCGACCTTGATTTTACCACTTGCCCTTACCGCTATGAAAAACCGGCGTCACCACATTTATCTGCAAGACTTGCCAATGATATTCTTAATCCTGATGTGATTACGAGCGCCACAAACAGTCTGCAAGCGGATTATGAGGTGGTGCTACTAGAAGCGGCGGGTGGCTTGTTAGTGCCCATTACTGAGAATTTATTAACCTTGGATTATATTGCTGAACAAGGCTATCCCGTTATTTTGGTCACATCAGGTCGGCTTGGCAGCATCAACCATACGTTGCTAAGTTTAGAAGCCATAAAATCTCGTGGTCTAGACGTTCATAGCGTGATTTATAACCATATTCATGATAATGCTGCACAGACGGATAAACAGATAGCGACTAGTACAGTTGATTTTTTGCAACATTATTTAGC
This genomic window from Psychrobacter urativorans contains:
- the bioA gene encoding adenosylmethionine--8-amino-7-oxononanoate transaminase; amino-acid sequence: MTTSATNAIHSDFDQQHLWHPYASLPPTYPNIVIDHADGVYIFTEDGTRLIDGMSSWWASVHGYNHPKLNAAITKQLGKMAHVMFGGLTHQPAIDLGKKLLDIVPAGLDAIFYADSGSIAVEVALKMALQYQVAAARPSKQQFASTHSGYYGDTWHAMSVCDPVTGMHSLYGNQLPMQHFVPAPPMGFERDLTQNERDELTTFFAENSDKLAGFIIEPIIQGAGGMRFYSPQYLQLLRQLCDEHDVLLIADEIATGFGRSGKLFACEHANISPDIMTIGKALTGGYMTFAATLCTRTVADTISQSNYSALMHGPTFMGNPLACAVACASIDLILFYDIEVRTANMQSVMEQQLAPAALLEGVAEVRCLGAVAVIELDDAVNMPTFQSLLIENGIWVRPFGKLVYIMPPFVITDAELVTLCQSLLKVVTLYLTQQGQK
- the bioD gene encoding dethiobiotin synthase; protein product: MSVLFISGIDTDIGKTYATGMIAKALMQQGFNVITQKLVQTGVAINPDSGVIGIADDIITHRQLMDIPLQPCDLDFTTCPYRYEKPASPHLSARLANDILNPDVITSATNSLQADYEVVLLEAAGGLLVPITENLLTLDYIAEQGYPVILVTSGRLGSINHTLLSLEAIKSRGLDVHSVIYNHIHDNAAQTDKQIATSTVDFLQHYLAENYPNTHWLSLTVQEDDNFNNVDFILPQNFV